From Balneola sp. MJW-20, the proteins below share one genomic window:
- a CDS encoding DUF6090 family protein, producing the protein MITLFRRIREKLIASGSVTKYLLYAVGEILLVVVGILIALQVNNWNEEKTRQKQEQVILDEIISDLKESEATIAKELIPDMNSSNVAQCIKSISILNDHMQQGLPYADSLDMHFTSIFSYSDLAYKVSGYEMLKSYGFDYIRDPELRKSIGIYYTTIVPRTRNDFDDVRDDFYSYMLDYLRKEFNTVFIEKYGDRNLYIPIRYEDLMQDSEFIQTLNVYRDIQEQYLYSLKSTLKETRDLLALIDRKR; encoded by the coding sequence ATGATCACGCTCTTCCGAAGAATACGGGAAAAACTCATTGCCTCCGGGTCTGTAACAAAGTACCTGCTGTACGCAGTGGGCGAGATCCTGCTGGTAGTAGTGGGAATTCTTATCGCCCTGCAGGTGAATAACTGGAATGAAGAGAAGACCCGGCAGAAACAGGAGCAGGTCATTCTGGATGAGATCATATCCGACCTGAAAGAAAGCGAAGCAACTATTGCAAAGGAACTCATCCCGGATATGAATTCCAGCAATGTAGCCCAGTGCATTAAATCAATATCGATACTGAATGATCATATGCAGCAAGGGCTGCCCTATGCCGACTCCCTCGACATGCATTTCACCAGTATTTTTTCCTACTCCGACCTGGCATACAAGGTCAGTGGTTATGAGATGCTGAAATCCTACGGATTTGATTATATACGGGATCCGGAACTCCGCAAAAGCATCGGCATCTACTACACTACGATAGTGCCGCGGACCCGGAATGATTTTGATGATGTACGGGATGATTTTTACTCTTACATGCTGGACTATCTCCGTAAAGAGTTCAATACTGTGTTCATTGAAAAGTACGGGGATCGCAATCTGTATATTCCTATTCGTTATGAGGACCTGATGCAGGATAGTGAATTTATTCAGACACTGAATGTGTACCGGGACATACAGGAACAGTACCTATACTCTCTGAAGTCTACCCTGAAGGAAACGCGTGATCTTCTGGCGCTTATAGATCGTAAGAGGTGA
- a CDS encoding DUF6090 family protein, with amino-acid sequence MVTLFRRIREKLIQSGSLTKYIIYAVGEILLVVVGILIALQVNNWNEERNAAIFEEEILFLIDQNLERDSVRLSEELYKARQAIELTDRLLEQVELKNYSDSLNYWMGKIISFERFKSQSSAFEVLKARGIETVTDKELQLALISYYDENMYAVSQSLLDIEKSFNDDWIPVIKEDFADFKWRDYHQPVNAKKFFERPSTIVLFKIFQDNREAGMINLEEAITKITEIRSMIKAQLM; translated from the coding sequence ATGGTCACATTATTTCGAAGAATAAGAGAAAAGCTGATTCAGTCAGGATCGCTGACAAAATACATCATTTACGCAGTTGGGGAGATCCTGCTGGTGGTGGTCGGGATCCTGATCGCGCTTCAGGTGAACAACTGGAATGAGGAGAGAAACGCCGCGATCTTTGAAGAAGAGATCCTGTTCCTGATCGACCAGAATCTGGAACGCGATTCGGTACGGCTATCCGAAGAACTTTATAAAGCCAGGCAGGCTATAGAACTGACCGACCGTTTACTGGAACAGGTGGAATTGAAGAACTACAGCGACAGCCTGAATTACTGGATGGGGAAGATCATTTCATTCGAACGATTCAAATCGCAGTCCAGTGCTTTTGAGGTATTGAAAGCGAGGGGCATCGAAACCGTGACCGATAAAGAACTTCAGCTGGCATTGATCTCCTATTATGATGAGAATATGTATGCGGTCTCTCAGAGCCTGCTGGATATCGAAAAATCATTTAATGATGACTGGATACCGGTCATAAAAGAAGATTTTGCCGATTTTAAATGGAGGGATTATCACCAGCCGGTGAACGCAAAGAAATTCTTTGAGAGGCCTTCGACCATCGTATTGTTTAAGATCTTTCAGGATAACAGGGAGGCCGGAATGATCAATCTGGAAGAAGCCATTACGAAGATCACTGAGATCCGGTCCATGATCAAAGCCCAGCTGATGTAA
- a CDS encoding DUF6090 family protein produces MITLFRRIREKLIASGSVTKYLLYAAGEILLVVIGILIALQINNWNEQRIEDKLSEEYLAGIREDLGKDLDQVNRLIQQESEVISLVNSIDEVFNKMMADEPAGKFDEVFQTPDTLRIYPVFYRGTSFRSFRGSYNALISDGKTGIIKNRDLFGEIQEIYDERHRRLDSIYESIKAREQYIITQYPFEKRDWGYTELRKARDQKIFLDIANFTEMKFFYVRDLIELRDKIQDTISLIEN; encoded by the coding sequence ATGATCACGCTCTTCCGAAGAATACGGGAAAAACTCATTGCCTCCGGCTCTGTAACAAAGTACCTGCTGTACGCTGCCGGCGAGATCCTGCTGGTCGTGATCGGCATCCTCATTGCGCTGCAGATCAACAACTGGAATGAGCAAAGGATCGAGGACAAACTCTCGGAAGAGTACCTTGCAGGAATCAGGGAAGACCTTGGAAAAGATCTGGACCAGGTGAACCGCCTGATTCAGCAGGAAAGTGAGGTCATCTCTCTTGTCAACAGTATCGATGAGGTGTTCAACAAAATGATGGCCGACGAGCCGGCGGGGAAATTTGATGAAGTATTCCAGACTCCTGATACCCTGCGTATATACCCGGTATTCTACCGGGGAACGTCCTTCCGGTCTTTCAGGGGCAGCTATAATGCTTTGATCTCAGACGGGAAGACAGGGATCATCAAGAACCGGGATCTTTTCGGGGAGATACAGGAAATTTATGATGAGAGGCATCGGCGCCTGGACAGCATCTATGAAAGTATTAAGGCCCGGGAGCAGTATATCATAACCCAATATCCTTTTGAAAAAAGAGACTGGGGTTATACCGAACTTCGTAAGGCCAGGGATCAAAAGATATTCCTGGATATCGCCAACTTTACGGAAATGAAATTTTTCTATGTCCGGGACCTGATCGAATTAAGAGATAAAATACAGGATACGATCAGCCTGATCGAGAATTAA
- a CDS encoding DUF6090 family protein, with protein MVTLFRRIREKLIASGSVTKYLLYAAGEILLVVIGILIALQVNNWNEERKNEATIRMIFSEIQQDLLNDIREFDSGIDWYVDQDTLASRMIRGEFSKQNFLNTKNRNMFQAGLNNYVLVQSDRSYELLTEYKDILPANYREVMIQLNSLYEEDQSFLNTIQGQLVDVSTEYLEYTSKEFEWSVDLAEDNITEDVAEYFANSTYHKQRLALWRNRLRNLLTIAYRIKEKSVINYLIIRNVTGDQTRLPELIQEYGISDEPLEANYDGKFYYKNEDGDRIPFALEQEYGLLFWKNLGERSFYFENILLSEVEKDSLIFVGAQDNTLKIIRDSTGQKIRMQLYYRQEETNEYIFSPKE; from the coding sequence ATGGTCACCTTATTCCGAAGAATCCGCGAAAAACTGATCGCCTCCGGGTCAGTAACTAAATACCTGCTGTACGCTGCCGGCGAGATCCTGCTGGTCGTGATCGGGATCCTGATCGCTCTGCAGGTGAATAACTGGAATGAGGAAAGGAAAAATGAGGCCACTATCCGCATGATCTTTTCAGAAATTCAGCAGGATCTGCTGAATGATATTCGGGAATTTGATTCCGGAATTGATTGGTATGTAGATCAGGACACTTTGGCATCAAGGATGATCCGTGGCGAGTTTAGTAAACAGAATTTTCTGAACACAAAGAATAGAAATATGTTCCAGGCGGGGTTAAATAATTATGTTCTGGTTCAAAGTGACCGATCGTATGAATTATTAACGGAGTATAAAGATATACTCCCCGCTAATTACAGAGAGGTGATGATTCAGCTCAATTCGTTGTATGAGGAAGACCAGAGTTTTTTAAATACCATTCAGGGACAATTAGTTGATGTAAGCACTGAATACCTGGAGTACACTTCTAAAGAATTTGAGTGGTCCGTCGATCTGGCAGAAGACAATATCACAGAGGATGTAGCTGAATATTTTGCAAACTCAACGTATCACAAGCAACGACTCGCACTTTGGCGAAATCGCCTAAGAAACTTACTTACTATAGCCTATCGAATAAAAGAAAAATCAGTGATCAATTACCTTATCATTCGAAATGTGACCGGGGACCAAACCAGGCTCCCTGAACTGATACAGGAATATGGTATTTCTGATGAGCCTTTAGAGGCAAACTATGATGGAAAGTTCTACTATAAAAATGAGGATGGAGACCGGATCCCATTCGCTCTGGAACAGGAGTATGGTTTGTTATTCTGGAAAAATTTAGGAGAACGGTCATTTTACTTTGAAAATATACTCCTCAGTGAAGTCGAGAAAGATTCTCTGATTTTTGTGGGGGCTCAGGATAATACCTTAAAGATCATCAGAGACTCCACCGGTCAAAAGATTCGTATGCAATTATATTATCGGCAAGAAGAAACCAATGAGTATATATTCAGCCCAAAGGAATAA